The genomic window ACAGATGTGCAATGCCCGTCAAGCCCGGCTTTTCGTCTTTCGAGCCAACTTTAAACCAAGAGTGGAAACTGACAAGTGGTACACTTCGGTCGGAGTGATAAAGAACTGTGAGCCCATTGGGCAGAATCTCTTTTTCTACTGGAAACTCAACCGAAAGCTTAGGTGGAGGTGGCTTGACCGGCTTCTCGGGTGATGCCTCTGCGCCTAATGAGGTGCAAAGCGCAACACTGATCAAAACGATCAACGTACAACTACGTGAATGACACTGCCAATAAACAAAAGAAAAGAATGGTTTTTTCATCCCCTTTATTTTGCGATGCAAATGAAGAGTGGGTCAATCTAGCAGGACAACGTCTAGATGATTACTGAACTAAGAATTCCCCAAAATAGACGTCTTTAACAACACCCTCGTCGAGGGAGCGATTCAAGGTGACTGCAATTTGATCTTTCAAGAACAGCTTCCCTTGAATGGTTTCAATGTCGTCGTAGGTTTTCGAATTCAAAATACGCACTATGGAATCGCGAGCGGCTGGACTATTTCGAACAACCTCTTCGAAGCCATCTTTATCCAACATCTCAAGCGTCAACGAGACCCGAACGATTCGCCGCGGTTGACCCTCAAGGTTCACTGTGAAAGTCGGCATCGTGTACAACACGGAATCCCGCACACCTTCCGTCTCCCGGTCGGTTTTCAGTTGTTCGATGGCCGCTGGCTCTCTCACCGTTGGCGGCACCCAGCCTAAAGTCGCTTGATAAGTCAAAAATGTTCCACCACCAAGAACGCCTAAGTTAAGAAGCGCGAAAATCGGAAGCGCGAACTTAGCAAGCTTCGACGGCCCTCCGCCCCCAGCAGCAGCGGCGGCATCTTGTTTCTTCTCGTCAGCCATGAGCGACTCCCATATTTTTTGGGCTTAACTGGTCAATCGCTTAATTCTTCGCGACTCGACCAACCGCCCTCGCCTCTTTCAATCGGACCAAAGCCCGTCAGGCTGAAGTCCAGGAAATGTCGGCGTTCGAAATCTTGAATGACCAGAATCATAATGAGACACTAGCCAGGAATGACTGATTCAAAGTGCCTTAATGGAATCCCAGCTATCGCTGCAACGCTACTGCTTTGTTCGTTTCCATTGGATGGGGCAAAGTGCCAAACAAGTAGCCAAGTCGAAGCTTGGCCGGCGGGCTCGGTTCCCACTAGCGTCATAGCGATTCCTAAAAACAGCGACTACTATCGCCCCTACGTTTTCGTCGTCGACAAATCGGCGAGATCTTTAGAAATATGGAAATTTGACGACTCAACTGAAGGTCGACGTAAACTAGTTAAATCCGATTCACATCCGGCTGATTTAGGAAAAAACCTGGGGCCCAAGGTCGCCGAGGGCGATCACAAAACCCCGGAGGGGATTTACTTTTTTCTCGATCGGCTAGATGGTTCAGCAATCGATTTCAAACAATACGGTAGCCGCGCTTACACGACTAACTACCCCAACTACTTCGATGCTCTGGATGGAAAAACAGGCAGCGGAATTTGGCTTCATGCTGTACCCGACGATGTGCCATTGACTCGGGGAAGTCGGGGCTGCGTCGTCGTCCGCAATGGCGTTATCGGTACGCTTAATCCCTACATTCAGCTTGGAAAAACTCCGATTGTCATCTCGGACAAAATTGAGCCTCGCTCAGCGGAAGAGATGGAAGCCGAGCAAGCGAAACTCACTACTTGGCTAAATCTTTGGACGACGGCCTGGGCAGGAAAGTCCATCGATCAGTACATGGCCTTTTACGATCAAGATTTTAAATCACTGGGGCTTAACAAGCCCGGTTGGCGACAGTACAAAGAACGACTCAACAAGCAGTATCGAAAAATTTCTGTTCAGATTTCGCAACCTCTTGCGATTGAACATCGCGGTCGAGCGATCGTCCGGTTTGTGCAAAACTATACCAGCGATCAGCTAAGCGACTTAGGAGAAAAGACGCTCCACCTTATAAAACGCGGCGATGAGTGGAGAATAATTAACGAAGAATGGCGCGAAGATTCTTCTGCAGCCGCACGTGCAGCCGTCGGAGCCTCAGTCTTCGCGACGTCTGAAAATAAAGCCGAAATCTAGGCCGAAACCTAGTTTAAATTTTCGTTATCAAGCTCGACGCGGATTACGTTGTCAGCTAAGTCCGGCAATGAATCGAGGTGTTTTTTAAGCTCATCTTTCGTCAAACGTTTGCGGCTGACGTTGAGGTCGATCAAACGTTTATCGTATTTCAGGCGATCGATTTCCGCAGCCAATGATTTCGAAGCACCCGTGTGATTGCTAACGATTTTTCCAGATGTCGACATTGCGATCTCCTCGATCTATTTCCAATAAAATCTAGTTCCAATACTTGGGACCATTCGGATCCTGAGGATCATCTCCATCGGATCGCTTTTCATTGTCTACCACGAGCTTTAGTCCTCGTCCACGCTTGGTCGACTTATTGCGCCAACGCCGCTGCTGAAGCCATGTATAACCCTTTAAAAATACGAAGCCAGAGGCAATACCACCCAGGTGAGCCAAGTTTGCCTCGCCAGATCCACCGACACCGCTATTGAGCAAAGTTGCAACCTCAACGGCTCCCAAAATAACGACAAACCATTTGGCCCGCATCGGGAATACCATCATGAAATAAACAATGCGTTCCCCAAAAAGGACGCCGTAAGCCAGCATCAAACCAAACACCGCACCAGAGGCACCGACCACCGGAGTCGTCCACCCAGTGAAGGTCTGCGTGATATAGCCATAAAGTGCCATGACGACGACATAAAGAAACCCTGCTCCTGCGCCAGAGAAAAGGTAAAACGCTAAGAAGAGTTTCGAGCCCCAGCGGCTTTCAAGCTCTGATCCCAGCCACCACAAGAGCAGCATATTAAACAGGATGTGGAAAATATTGGTGGAGTGCAAAAACTGATACGTGAACATCTGCCAGACGTAGAACTTTTCAATGACTGACAATGGAACAAGACCAAGTCCGTAGGTGATTTGGGGCTGATCTAAAATGTACTGCTCGACAATTACTTGCAGCAAAAGCCAGACAACAACACAAATGCCAATCAGCCACTTCACGACTGGAGTGATTGGCACCATCGCATTCCATTGCACAGACCCCTGGCCTCGATTACCCACTTAAACCACCTCGCCGGTTGTCGGCTCCGAGAGTTCTAAGAGTACCCCGCCCGTCGAGGCCGGGTGAACAAAAACCACACGGCACCCATGCGCTCCTGGCCTAGGCTTTTCATTGATCAGCTTTATGCCGGCCCCGACCAAGCGTTGAGCTACCTGATCAATGCCCTTTACTCGAAGGCAAACGTGATGAATTCCGGGCCCCCGTTTATCAATGAACTTCTTGATAGGACTTTCGTCCGAAGTCGCTTCCAACAGTTCAATCGAAGCCCCGTTGTCTAAATATAGAAACCCGACACGGACTTTTTCCGTTGGAACTTCTTCCGTCGGCATCGATTCAAAACCAAGCGCCTTGTAAAACTTAAATCCCTCTTCGAGGCTATGAACAGCAACGCCGAGATGATCAAGCTGGAATCCAACCTCTTTCAAAATCGCACCTGCTTGGCCAAAACCGCCCGGCTGGTTCATTTTACTTTTCAGATCAATCATCATCTGACTCCCTGCGCTTCTAGCAAGGGTACCAATCGCTCGTAGGTTTGCTCAAGCGTTTCGATGACCACCTTAGTATCCGCAATCAATGGATAAAAATTCGCGTCACCCGACCAACGCGGAAGAACGTGCCAGTGCAAATGCTCGGGAATCCCTGCACCTGCGACAGAACCCAAATTGAGGCCCATATTGAAGCCACCGGGCCTATACACTTCACCCAAAACCTCGACAGCCACCTTGAGAAGCTTATGAATATCGCGAGATTCTTCGACCGTTAAATCCGTGAAGTCGCCACAGTGGCGTTTAGGCAAAACTAAAATATGACCGCTGTTGTAGGGATACTTATTCAACATCATGACTGCTTTACCATGAACGCACAAAACCAGAGACTCTGCTTTTGCGCCTATATCAAATGCATGACAAAAAACGCAGCCCTCGGATCGGATCAATCGACGAACATAGTCCTTACGTTCCGGCCGGAACATCACGTTTCTTGTGACAGGCCACTTCGGCGATTTCTTACCTGACTTTTTCGACTTCGCGCGCGTTTTCTTCGCCATGGGTACATCATCAAATAAAAAACCCGAGGGGACAACCCTCGGGTTCATAGTCCGGCGTCGTGTTACGACGAAGCCGAAAAAATAATTACTCTTCGTCTTTTTTCACATCGTTCACTCCGGCAACAGTTGCTCCTTTCAGAGCATCACCAAAGAGATCGCCTAGCGACGTTTTCGATGTCGACGTGAGCTTTTTCACGTAATCATCAACGTCCGCTTTTTGTTCACGAAGTTTCACGAGCTTCGCTGATAGGCCGATCTTACGCGCATCGCGGTCGATCGAGATGATTTCAGCTTTGATCGTGTCACCTGGTTTGCAGAATTCTTCAACTTTGTTGATTCGATCTGTCGAAAGTTCTGAAATGTGGATCAGACCTTCAATGTCAGCTTCGAGCTCAACGAATACGCCGAAGTCAGCCGCTTTCGCAACTTTTACGTCATGCTGCGTGCCTACGCCGTATTTCGTGTCGATGTTCGCCCAAGGATCTGCCTCGAGTTGCTTGATACCAAGCGAGAAACGCTCTTGCTCGATGTCGACACCCAAAACAACCGCGCGAAGCTTTTGGCCCTTTGTGAACATCTCTGAAGGATGATTCACGCGCTTTGTCCAAGAGAAGTCAGAAATATGAACGAGACCGTCGATTCCGTCTTCAACGCCAACAAACACACCGAAGTCCGTGATCGAGCGCACTTCGCCCTCGATGATCGTACCTGGGAGGTAGCTGTTTTTCAGCTCAACCCATGGGTTCGCCATCAACTGCTTCATGCCGAGGCTGATACGACGTGCTGTCGAATCAACATCAAGAACCTGAACGTCGACTTCGTCGCCTACATTGACGATTTGCGAAGGATGCTTCACGCGCTTTGTCCACGACATTTCTGAAACGTGGATGAGACCTTCAACACCTTCTGCCAATTCAACAAAGGCACCGTAATCAGCAAGCGATACGATTTTGCCTTTGAGCTTTGTTCCCACCGGGAACTGCGCAAGAGCTGCTTCCCATGGATCTTGAAGAAGTTGTTTGAGACCCAAAGAAACGCGTTCTTTTTCTGCATCGTACTTCAAAACGACAACTTTGATTTCGTCGCCGAGATTGATGACTTCCGAAGGGTGCTTTACGCGGCCCCATGACATGTCCGTAATGTGAAGAAGACCGTCCATACCGCCAAGGTCGATGAACGCACCGTAATCGGTGATGTTCTTAACGATACCTTGAACAATTGAACCTTCTTTCATCGCGTCCAATGTTTGAGTGCGAAGGTTTTCGCGCTCTTCTTCAAGAAGGGCACGACGTGACAACACGATGTTTCCGCGCTTCTTGTTGAACTTGATAACTTTAAATTTATATTTTTTGCCGATGTAGACGTCCATGTTGCGCACGGGACGCAGATCGATCTGCGAACCTGGCAAGAACGCCTTCACGCCGATATCAACCGAGAGACCACCCTTGACTTTAGCAATGATAGTACCTTCGATGAGCTCTTCGTTTTCAGCAGCACGAGAGATGTCGTTCCAAGCGCGCATCATGTCCGCTTTGTCTTTCGACAAAACAACCATGCCGTTTTCGTTTTCCACGCGGTCGATGTAAACTTCGACTTCTTCGCCTGGTTTTACTTCGCGAACGCCATCGACGAATCGGAATTCATTGATTGGGATGAGGCCTTCGGACTTGTAGTTAATGTCGACAAGTACGTAGTCAGTTTGGACTTCAACAACGATGCCTTTTACGACGTCGCCTGGTTTGAAATCTCGCTCTTTAATCGAAGCTTC from Deltaproteobacteria bacterium includes these protein-coding regions:
- a CDS encoding flagellar basal body-associated FliL family protein, with amino-acid sequence MADEKKQDAAAAAGGGGPSKLAKFALPIFALLNLGVLGGGTFLTYQATLGWVPPTVREPAAIEQLKTDRETEGVRDSVLYTMPTFTVNLEGQPRRIVRVSLTLEMLDKDGFEEVVRNSPAARDSIVRILNSKTYDDIETIQGKLFLKDQIAVTLNRSLDEGVVKDVYFGEFLVQ
- the mce gene encoding methylmalonyl-CoA epimerase — translated: MNQPGGFGQAGAILKEVGFQLDHLGVAVHSLEEGFKFYKALGFESMPTEEVPTEKVRVGFLYLDNGASIELLEATSDESPIKKFIDKRGPGIHHVCLRVKGIDQVAQRLVGAGIKLINEKPRPGAHGCRVVFVHPASTGGVLLELSEPTTGEVV
- a CDS encoding HIT domain-containing protein; amino-acid sequence: MAKKTRAKSKKSGKKSPKWPVTRNVMFRPERKDYVRRLIRSEGCVFCHAFDIGAKAESLVLCVHGKAVMMLNKYPYNSGHILVLPKRHCGDFTDLTVEESRDIHKLLKVAVEVLGEVYRPGGFNMGLNLGSVAGAGIPEHLHWHVLPRWSGDANFYPLIADTKVVIETLEQTYERLVPLLEAQGVR
- a CDS encoding rhomboid family intramembrane serine protease; its protein translation is MVPITPVVKWLIGICVVVWLLLQVIVEQYILDQPQITYGLGLVPLSVIEKFYVWQMFTYQFLHSTNIFHILFNMLLLWWLGSELESRWGSKLFLAFYLFSGAGAGFLYVVVMALYGYITQTFTGWTTPVVGASGAVFGLMLAYGVLFGERIVYFMMVFPMRAKWFVVILGAVEVATLLNSGVGGSGEANLAHLGGIASGFVFLKGYTWLQQRRWRNKSTKRGRGLKLVVDNEKRSDGDDPQDPNGPKYWN
- a CDS encoding 30S ribosomal protein S1, with amino-acid sequence MTKAQIEAARVQSLFDDAEGEKAKNPAAEFENLFEASIKERDFKPGDVVKGIVVEVQTDYVLVDINYKSEGLIPINEFRFVDGVREVKPGEEVEVYIDRVENENGMVVLSKDKADMMRAWNDISRAAENEELIEGTIIAKVKGGLSVDIGVKAFLPGSQIDLRPVRNMDVYIGKKYKFKVIKFNKKRGNIVLSRRALLEEERENLRTQTLDAMKEGSIVQGIVKNITDYGAFIDLGGMDGLLHITDMSWGRVKHPSEVINLGDEIKVVVLKYDAEKERVSLGLKQLLQDPWEAALAQFPVGTKLKGKIVSLADYGAFVELAEGVEGLIHVSEMSWTKRVKHPSQIVNVGDEVDVQVLDVDSTARRISLGMKQLMANPWVELKNSYLPGTIIEGEVRSITDFGVFVGVEDGIDGLVHISDFSWTKRVNHPSEMFTKGQKLRAVVLGVDIEQERFSLGIKQLEADPWANIDTKYGVGTQHDVKVAKAADFGVFVELEADIEGLIHISELSTDRINKVEEFCKPGDTIKAEIISIDRDARKIGLSAKLVKLREQKADVDDYVKKLTSTSKTSLGDLFGDALKGATVAGVNDVKKDEE
- a CDS encoding L,D-transpeptidase family protein — its product is MTDSKCLNGIPAIAATLLLCSFPLDGAKCQTSSQVEAWPAGSVPTSVIAIPKNSDYYRPYVFVVDKSARSLEIWKFDDSTEGRRKLVKSDSHPADLGKNLGPKVAEGDHKTPEGIYFFLDRLDGSAIDFKQYGSRAYTTNYPNYFDALDGKTGSGIWLHAVPDDVPLTRGSRGCVVVRNGVIGTLNPYIQLGKTPIVISDKIEPRSAEEMEAEQAKLTTWLNLWTTAWAGKSIDQYMAFYDQDFKSLGLNKPGWRQYKERLNKQYRKISVQISQPLAIEHRGRAIVRFVQNYTSDQLSDLGEKTLHLIKRGDEWRIINEEWREDSSAAARAAVGASVFATSENKAEI